In the genome of Brachypodium distachyon strain Bd21 chromosome 3, Brachypodium_distachyon_v3.0, whole genome shotgun sequence, the window AAGGaaggagctccgccgccggccggcgtcGGGGTAGCCGCCCCATCGAACCCTAGATGAATGGGGTGGAGACTGGttcttcataatttttttggcGCTGGAGAGGTCGAAGCCACAGAGAAAGAAGGCAACACAACCAAGGTCCTGTTTGGTTCATTTTACGAGTTTCTACCGTACGTTTTAGGTTAGTTTGACATCAAAGCAGAACTGATGTGCTGAACTTAACTGGTTAGTCAAATGAATAGTTATTAATAAGGGTAAAGTGGTTAGGTTAATTACGGACCGAAACCGTTTCCGACAATATTGGCTATGGAAAGAGAAATAACTATCCGGACGGATAAGATATAGGACATGGTACGAGCGTTATCTGTGGATATCAAATTATCTGAAATTACGGTTGAGTAATCTGGCACTAATAAGTCGGATATTATCCGTTTTCACCGACTTGTTACATGCAACCCAACATAAACTTCCGGTGTGTATTCTACTATACTGATGATTAAACTTTTGGTGCGTATTATTATGTGTGTGATCTTGGCTCCGGTTTGCTAGCACactattttgtactaaatccaagacacgttgtatggatcggagagagtaattaTTATTAGTATGCACACACACTATCCGTTTCCTGCCCGGCCATTTCCACACCCGAATCTGCATCTACACTGTTTCCGAATCCGATAAAAATGAGCTCTTCTACATCACCCTCTAATTATTTTGGATCGTTCATTTTTTCGGTCTAAAGGCTCAGATTACTAGTTACTCCTCAATACTCCAATTTGATTATATGGAGTATCAACCTAAAACTTGATGGAGTATCAGAACACGGCGGCAAAAACGTAATCCAACCAGCGATcgagaaaaaaacaaaggaaaacaagTAGGCCTGCagggaggcggccggcgcgggaagggaggagggcggcagTGGTAAGGGCAGCGGCACAGCCTGGGAGGAGGGCACGCGGGCGTCCCGGGAGGAGACGGTGGCCGCCGGGGCAAAAAGggaggcgcgcgggcggcTTGGTAGGAGGCGGTGGCCGACGCGGGTAGGGAGGAAGGCGTGCGGCGTGGCATTGGAGGAGGCAGGCCGTGCAGGCAGGGACGTGGGCAGCAGGCAGATTTAggaaaattctttttttttcactaatGTGAAATGTCTAAAGTGGCCTTGACTAATACTCCGCTCGGCATGTGTGGAGTATCAGGTACCGGAGAAATTGTCATAAAAATACGGAATAGGACGAGCACTATCAGACCGAATCCGATACATTTTCACCCATAAGCAGGAGCTAGTTAAAAAGTCATAATATCATAATCCACCGTAATGCACGCAACCTAATTCCATTGACACCTTTCAATTTTAGTTTCTCTCTTAACAACAACAGTGACCCAGCAGAAAAATATTGATAACTTTCCATGATGCCAAAAGGTCAGCTGAACCTGTAGACCAGACCGATAAGGACCCGACACTAAGATGCGCACCACGCCGATAAAGGACCTGGCACCCGTCTCGTCCATATAATTTACTAAAAGCTTAACTGAGCATGCATTAAGCATCAATTACCTGGAAGCTCAACTCCATGGCGCAGGTTCCATCAAAGCGAGAGGAAACCAGCTGTCCACCAGAAAAAACTCCATGCAAAGATTTCATATCCACACTCCCGGCAAGAGAAGGGTGGTCACAAGGACAACCCCTCATCCAGTACAAGAAGTACTGGTTCAGGCCTCGGATGCTGGAGCAGATCCTGCAGGCCCAGGACGCCTTCAAGCCCCGCGCCGACGACATCCTCCTGGCCACCTTCCCCAAGTGCGGCACCACCTGGCTCAAGGCCCTCACCTTCACCGTCATCAACCGCAGCCGCTACAGCTTTAGCGGCGACCACCCCCTCCTCACCTGCCACTCCCACCGCCTCGTGCCCTTCATCGAGATCGCTCATcatcgcgccgccgccgactttCTTGAGACGCTGCCGTCTCCTAGGCTTATCGCCACGCACATGCCCATGTCGCTGCTCCCACCGGGGACAAGCTCAAGCGCGTGTCGGATCGTGTACCTGTGCAGGGACCCAAAAGATGCTCTGGTGTCCATGTGGAAGTTCCACAACAGTGTAGACCCGGGTTCCGCCATGGATCAGCTGGACAAGCCTTTCAGCATGTTCGCCGACGGGTTCTCGATGTATGGCCCTTTCTGGGATCACTGCCTTGAGTACTGGAGGGAGAGCTTGGCAAGGCCCAACAATGTCCTGTTTCTCAAGTATGAAGACATCAAGTCAGATCCGGTGCAGGTCGTGACGAAGCTCGCGGAATTCTTTGGCGTCCCGTttacagaggaggaagaaaaatcTGGTGTTGGCGAAGAGGTTGTGAGGCTTTGCAGCTTTGAGATGCTTGCCGGCCTACAGGTTAACCAAGTAGGCGGTGTTGACATCGGGCATAAGAAGTATATCAGCAACTCTGTATTTTTCAGGAAAGGAGAAGTAGGCGACTGGGCAAACCACATGAGTGAAGAGATGGCGGAGAAATTAGACTGCATCGTCCAGGAGAAGCTCAAAGGCTCTGGGCTCTCCTTTTGATTCCTGGAACAATATGTAATCTGTTTCAGAGACTGCATCGTCATGCTACATGTGTCTCTGACATGTTTCCTACAAGCATGCAACCATCGCAATAAAATCCATTTGGCTTCTACTTGATTTTCTCTGTCATAATTTTGCACAGTTTCTCCTGTGGGATTCAGACGAACCGATCCAGTTCTCGTTAGTGGAATTTGTTTAGTTTGCTCAGCGGATTTTTTGGCGAGGGAAGGATATTAGTAGGGTGGTGGGGGATGGCTGGGCGTTCAGTGTTGTTTTGTGTGTTTTCAGTACTTTGTTATGTTTCTAGATGCAGTATAGTATATGGGAAAGCTAAGTTCGTCAGCAAGTCAAGAATTGTCTCCAGGAAATCCAGTAGAACATGGTGTTCATAACATATTCAAGGTTACAAGCTGATTTCTAGATTCAGCTTGTATCGACATGTTGATTTGTGATTGATGAAATCCAAATGCAATTAATGCAAGTATCGACATATCATTTGGCTTCTACTTGATTTATAGAGATGTCTACAATCTTGTGTTTGTGATTGAACTAAACATTGTGTGCTCATGTTAGTTCAGAAGCTGCTATAATCCATAGCTGGAAACAATCAATTAAGCTGACCATTGCGATAAGATGTCTTTTGCTCTTTTTGTTGATGACATGTTCTGTAGCCTGCAGCTTGCTGCTCATGGTCTCTCTGCTGGGCCGATCCTTCCACATGAAGGTGGTGAGCTGCAGCCCAATGAAGCCCAGGAAATACAACTCACGTGAACCGTTGATCTCGGTCGCATCCAACGGCTGAGGTTGCTCTTTGAGAGAGGAGATGAGCAAAAACCCTATAGTCAGTCTATTGAGTCCTTTGGCTGCTGAGATTGAGAGaacaagggagagagaagcaCACACCTACAACCAAAGATAggagaaaagagaggaagagaaaataTGTCCAGATTCCAGCTCCGTCTTGATCTTCACCAAGCTTGTTTGTCGGAGGCTCAAATGTGGTTGGATCAGCTTCAAACTTGGTGAGTTCCTTCCACACTCAGACCACTTTGATTTGATCCATTGGTTTGAGGATTAAGTGGTCACAGAGTCGGATTAGTGAGTTGTTTCGTCAGATCTGTTTGCTGGAACTTCAGAGATGCGCAATATTGGGATATTGTCAGTTTGAGGGGTCAAACGATGTCGGATTGAGCTCAAATTTTGACAGCTATCGAGGACTCATAGGACTACATATCTGCCAAGTTCCACGCATTTTGGTCCAGCCGGTTAGAGTAGTAATCTGAAAACCAAAGGGGACAGAAACTGCATTTCTAAGTTTAGCTGAATTTGAGCTATATCCTTTTGCTCCTGTTCAGAGTGGTTGTTGTTGATGGTGATAACAAGTTTGTAATTTATAAAGGTGTTGTTGTGTTTCCCTAGAAGTTCTTGAGAAAACTCCATTGTATCCATTTGCTAATAGTAAAAGTTGGAGTGGACCGTTCGGTCCCGTGGTTTTTTACTTCTCACGTTGAGGAGGTTTTCCGCGTAAATCATTGTGTCACTTGTGCATGTGATTGTGTTTATTCTGCTGCTTACTTGTTGGTTGAAGCTATCCTCAAAGTTCATCACAAGTTGAGGGGGTTTAGGTTTGCTTAATTGTTGTCATATTCCCATCAAGGTATCCTCAAAGTTCATCACAAGCTATCCTCAGAGCTCAGGGTGGGCATTCGGTTAGACTGAAACGATCGGTTCGGTTCTTTGGGTTTTTCAAAAATTCGGTTCCTCAAAAATACCAACTGATCGGTTCCTCCCAAAACTGCTAACCGAAGATTCGGTTACCCAGAAATTCGGTTCGGTTCTCGGTTTTGACCGAACGAAACCGAGATTTTGGCGTATACGAAGAAAAAGAGCAGCTTCACCGTTGTTCTTCCACCAGAGGTAGCTGCGGCCGCCTGCCTTCATGTGCCGAGTAGGTGGAGAAGGGGGCGGAATGACCaccttgttgctgctggaggTGGCGGAGCCACCGCCCGCGACTCCCGAAGGTCGCCAGGTCGAGAGTCCGTAAATCGGGAGAGGGAGAACCGGAGAAGGGAGtcgggagagggaggagaaacggGAAAACGAGAGGAGAGAGGTCGATTGGGATCGGGCATCCAACACGGAGGGCGGTGGGCCGGCGATTTAGGGCTAGATACGGTGGGCTGTGCTACGTATAGTTCGGTTAGATCGGGTATTTCGGTTAATCGAGGTCAAAGACCGAACTGACCGAAAAAGTTCGGTTCTTTAGATCCCAAACACGAAGCTTCTAACGGTTTCTCGATTTCGGTCCTATCGGCTTCGGTTCTCGGGTTTTTGGTGATCGGTTTcggtttcttggtttttatgcCCACCCTGAATCAGAGCAAGGTTTGCTTTGGGATGTCTGCAGTTTGCTTGTGGTGAAAGATGGAAGTGAATACCAGCAGGATGATATCATTGAATGATACAAATTATCAAGCTTGGAAGAGCAAGATGGAGGATCTGTTGTATGTGACAGAATACTGGAAACCGATGTTCTCCACTGAGATGCCCGAGGGCATCATTGAGGAGCAGTGGAAAGTTCTTCATCGCCAAGCTTGTGGGTTCATTCGACATTGGATTGATGATAATGTTTTGAAACATATCATTGATCAGACACATGCGCGCACCTTATGACATAAATTGGAGGAGTTGTCTGCTCGTAAATAAGGTACCAACAAGATGTTCTTGATCAAAAAATTGATGCGTTTGAAGTACAAAGAGGACACTCCAATTGCAGATCATGTAAATGAATTTCAGGGCACTATAAATCAGCTTTCTTCAATGGGAATCACATTTGAAGATGAAGTGAGAGCCTTGCAGCTACTTGGCTCATTACCTGCCACTTGGGAGACCTTCAAAGTCACCGTTTGCAATTCAGCACCTAATGGAGTTGTCACTAAATGAAGAGTACAGAAAGGTGGTTGAAGCTGGTTCTTTCTCACATTTAGAAGTGGTAGTCACTCAGTCCAGGGGGAGAAGCAAGAGTAGAGGTCCAGGTAAAGGTGCAGCTAGAAGAAGTACAAGAAAATCAAAAGGCAAGTATGATGATTATGCATGCCATCACTGCCATGAGAAGGGCCACATCAAGTGGCATTGTGAACAATAGAAGAAAGACgaaaagaaaacgaagaaGCATGTTCAGAAACAAGTAGACAGTGATAGTGACAGTGAGGGCAACCGAATTACAGCGGTTGAGGATATCATGTTTCTTATGCATGAAGAAACCAATGTCAAAATTGGTTCCATCGTTGAGGAGAGGATCACTGTAGTTTCTGATGACACCATCAGCTTTGTAAATGGTGATGAGTTGATTTGGATTCCGGACAACGGTGCTACCATACATGATACATCTGGCAGAGAGCTCTTCACAAACTATAAATCAGGTGATTTTGGTGTCGTGAAGGTGGGAAACA includes:
- the LOC100829916 gene encoding cytosolic sulfotransferase 5, producing MAQVPSKREETSCPPEKTPCKDFISTLPAREGWSQGQPLIQYKKYWFRPRMLEQILQAQDAFKPRADDILLATFPKCGTTWLKALTFTVINRSRYSFSGDHPLLTCHSHRLVPFIEIAHHRAAADFLETLPSPRLIATHMPMSLLPPGTSSSACRIVYLCRDPKDALVSMWKFHNSVDPGSAMDQLDKPFSMFADGFSMYGPFWDHCLEYWRESLARPNNVLFLKYEDIKSDPVQVVTKLAEFFGVPFTEEEEKSGVGEEVVRLCSFEMLAGLQVNQVGGVDIGHKKYISNSVFFRKGEVGDWANHMSEEMAEKLDCIVQEKLKGSGLSF